One Populus nigra chromosome 16, ddPopNigr1.1, whole genome shotgun sequence genomic window, agtcTTCAGATAAAGTTTTTAACGGTAAGAATAttgaaatttcattaaaaaaaagtatactaCTCATCTCCCTGAAATCAAACAAGTGATAATAAAGTTTTTAACCGGTAAGAATAttgaaatttcattaaaaaaaatatactattcaTCTCcccaaaatcaaacaaacaaaataagtgTCTTCAGATAAAGTTTTTAACTGGTAAGAATCTTCaaatttcataaaacaaatatactacTCGTCTCCCTGGAATCAAATGAGTGATAATAAAGTTTTTAACCGGTGAGAATATTgaaatttcataataaaaatatactattcATCTCCCAAAATCAAACGAGTGATAAAGTTCCCATTTTATCAGTAAAATTGCAGATCTTAACAAGAGCATGAATCGCATACTTTGGCATTTGAACAGAATTCTTCTACTAAAACAATCTTTGCACCGCATACTTCCAACAGAGACTGCAACCTGTCCTTGAACTTGTACTGCACAAgggaaaataacaataaataactaCCCAGATTTATAATGATAAGACTTCAGATCTAAGCTTACAAATATTGTCAGCAAACAACTAAGCTTCCAAACAGGAATCAAACTACCAATCAAATATTCACGCTATAACAAAGAGATTGGAACAATCACCCTGGGACAAACAATGCGCATGGATCGGTGGATGAATAGCTCATCTCTCTACCTTACTCTTATTCAACCACATCCATAGCCTGATCACTATCATATCATGCCCTCCTCCATCAGCCAAAATGGGAAACAGCAGCTATCCATCCTGTTTTTAACCCAAACTCACTGTCATCTTCAACAACAGTTAAGAAAAATGACCATACACTCCCCTCCATGATCAGTTTAACTTTCTTTATTCTctgagataaaaaataaaagaagcaaaaacTTCTCCATCTATCACAAAGAACAAAACCAGTggtgccttgtttttttttggaataaccCCCAAAAACCATAAGCCTCATGGTACAAACAAAACCTTGTACCTTTCGAGTTAATCCTAAATTGgaacatccaaaaaaaaaatcattctgaAACTCTCTCAGACGCTTACCTTCATCTTTGAAATGAGATGGCTCTATATACATCTTGACAATCAAAGTGTAACATGCAGCTAAATTATTAACGTAGATTGCACAGACAATCAATGAACCATCTCCCTGTGGGCAAAGGCAACAGTATAATGAACAATTGGATAGACAAAaccatccttccattgtgcaaAAGCAATAGCGTATTGAACACTACAATCACAATTCTCAAAGCCATTTATTCACATCCAGTTATAGAGATGTAAAACATCAATGAAACCCTCTTTTTTGGACCATTCAAACATGATCATGCTTAAGATATAATAGGGAAGGCGAGgcaaattgaagagaaaaatattttggtgtAGGCATCATAGATCTTTGAATCAACACAAGCTAAATAAGTCCATGGGTGGTTATGCACACGCAAAGATATTAGGCACATAAGAATACTAAGCTGATAAAGACAAGCAGTTAAATTTCCATATTATAacttaaagaagaaaagaaaagacagtaGTCTGAGAAGTAGGGTTCTGGCTGGCATGTCATTGTTGTCTTTGATAGCAAAGATAAGAACAGTGTATTTTGGCATGTCCTCTATTCATGTCAACAGAGATTACAAATGTTATGAAGGGTCAGTTGAAGCTTTTATGAAATATCAAAGTCTAAGACACGGCAACTTTAAAGTTAAGTAcacattgaaaattgaaatatcaCGCTTCAATGCAAGAGTGTCAGAAGGTCACAGTACTTTGATTCCCCAAGGGAATCAGAAGTGAGAGAAAAATTTTGTAATTACTGGAGAAAATCCTGAGTTTTTCAAGGAGAGCTAGTCAACCAGATCCAATTTATTACCATATTTATTGACTCCAGTAGACATGTGAATCCTTCCAAACACTTAGCACGAGTTCCTGATGCTGCAACTTTGACTGATACTCCTTCCACTGTCAATGTTGGAATATAGCTGAGGGAAAAGGTATAATGTATTTAATTAGCTTCATCAGAATATATAAAAGGAACTGCAGATAAGCGTTAAGAAATCAGCATAACCATGACTGAAATGATACTTACGAGCTCCAGCTAGGAATTTctaattcaatccttttttctgcAACCAGCTAATCATAAAACAGTAATTAGTGATTGTACAGACATAATTAAATAATGTCGGTTAGATAAATACTTTTGCATTTTACTGTTGCCCCTCTAGTGTCACCAAATATGACTTGTTTAACCATTCTCAAATGTTCCATGGAAAACATAGCTATTATTTACAACTTAACATTTTATGCACCAAAAGGATCCATAATCACTCCCAGTTAATGCAGCAGCTCCGGCAACACCATGGTGTATCCTAACCATTTTCAAACGTTCTCATGAAAAGATAAATTCATTACAATACTCCTCTATTCTGTTTTAGTTTCAtccaaaatcaaaaaacaaaggaaaacaaGCAATGAGGAAGTGTCAAGTGAGGGTTTGCAAAAGTCACAATTCCCTTCCAAACCTCCATTTATCAAAGTAAAGTTGTTAGTTAACATTCAAAATTAGCGCTCAAAAGGTTTTAACTTGAACATCAGCTACTATTAAACCCTAAATAAGAAGCAAGGGATATTAAACTAGTACCTCAACCCAACTCCTGAGAACAATAGGTTTCTTAGACACAATAGCATCAACAAGATGTTCTTTAACTGGCATGAGTTCATCAGCAAGAACATGTGTGCACTCTTCACTCAAATTGTAGGTAATGCAAGCACCTATAAAAAGACAGCATGCTAATATGAGGACGACTATAATATCTTGCAACAGCAAATGACTTTCAAGTAAATTGTAGAATCCACTAAACTAACTCAAAAAGCTGCTTGGGTTAAGAGCAAGCATCACttccaaagaaagaaaaaatggcgAGCTTCTAAAATAATGTGATGGTGTAACAATACCATTTATGCTCTCAGAAAACTGGCAGCATTAGAACTGCAGTGAGACAACATGATTGGTTAATAAAGCAATGAGACCTGTAGTTACCACCAGTCATTACCTTTCTTCTCTTCATTGTCATTTGCAAGTCACAAACATGCTGTATCTACACTGTTCAATTGAAAGTTAACCAAATTCCACACTAAAAGAGGGATCAAATCTCTGATTTCTTGATTCTAAGTGCACTGCAAACCCAATCATGGTAACTGACACACCTGGCACCCACTACCACTACCAACACTAATTTGCATAAGAAGGTCGACTCAACTAATTTTTAATCCCAAACTAGACAGGATTGGGTGTATGGAATGCTTCCCTGAGTTGCATAGGAAGAATAGCATGACTAATAACCCTGCCAACCAACTACCACCGGTTCTTTCAACATATCAATAGCTGTCATAGTTTAGATCAGAAGGTTTGCAGTGTATATcagttttttatagaaaatgaagCTCAATAATTCTCAAAACACATTAATTGCACAGCACCGCCAGTCACATGAGAAATACAGCAACTATCAGTGATGGCTTTATGACCAATATTATCACAAATATGTGCCTTGTGCTTTGGTCAGAATACAAATTTTCTTTCCTATCAATTGTAATCTTATATTAACGGCAAATGTAGGCTAAGGAAGAAAAATATAGGTTGCATAAGTCCCAGATGTCGCAATCTGAAGCACATGTAACCAAACCAAATGGAGGGCAAAAAGGAGATCAACTCGATAATATAAAAGCAAATATACATGGAGATTTTATAGGTAGCTAAGTTGTTTCTCTAACTTACCAATTGATGAGACTTTGTCTCGAAGAAGCTGATCCACTTGAAAGGACTCGGAACAGTAGATGAAAAATATGAGTGGAACAAAACAGAACCTGCCAGATTTTTAGTTGCATGACAATAGTTAAATTGGAGACGAACACACAGTTTTTTAATGTCTTATGGTCTTAATCTACTTTACAAATTGCTCTAAGACTGACCATCCAGAGTTAATCTAAGTACTGTtactgttttaaaaattatatctgATGAAAATGTCATGCAAAAACCAAAAGGCCGAACATGGAAAAGACTTAATTTTACCTGTAGACGGCAGTACCAGTTCCAAAGGAAACCACATCTCCATCTTTTAAAAATGTTTCTTTATTTAGGAACTTATGTACCTTTTCCTTGTTAATGTATGTTCCATACTTGGAGCAATCTCTAATCAGAACTCGGGAGGGTAGGTCAGATTTCATGTGCAGAGGATGATCCATTGAAATCATTTCATCAACAACTAATTCTGCATGGATTCGAGAAACACCTTTGTCTTTGCAAATAATTACATCACAACCTAGAACAAGgataattttggattatttcAGGCGAATTGGGTATCAGCATAACTAGAGTAGCTCAGGTGTGATAAATTCCTAAGCCTCAAGCAATCGATCAATCAAGGAATTAAATTACAGTGCAGTAATCCCaaacaatattaataacaaaactaCCTTTTCGGCCAACTTTGTAGACACCTTTTGTAAAGATATAATATTTGTCTTCACCTGCCAATTTCCATGTTAAGTAGACAAACAATCAGCTGAGTCGAGTGTGTGTATAGAGAGAGGGGTTGAGAAACAAAGAGACATGATAAAttctaactaattaattaagtaatttcccaaccaaattgaaatattaaaaaagaaaaagaagaatgagaTGTAAAACTGACCTGAAAGAGGATCGACCGGAAAAAGACCCCACACCATTCTGATTCTGATCTTatgaagcagcagcagcagctttcTTTCTACGATTTTTATTTCGCTCTCGCTCTCTGCTCTGTCTACACTCGACATGAGCAGAAGCCAGAAGGCTGACATATATTTGATTTTGGGCTAAATAGGACTGTCACTTGGGTCATCATGACCCATGAGATTTAGCCTGCATTTTCTCTTTTTCCGGCCTGCTTTCGAtttatctttcctttcttctGTTCTCACTCCAGAGCCCATCCATTAGTCTCGTTTGTTGTTGTAGTTGTTATTTCTACAATTCTACTCTAACTACATcgcataaattgaaaataaaataaaattaaaatttggttatattattatattctcaattttaattttgacctccctgtattttattatattttaaatcatttttttattttttcttaaatttcctCTATACTTTACATATAAAACTACTTAGCAGCAATAATATTCAActgaattgattaattttaaattttgaaaatgaaacaaataaatttaaaatttaatctcatTACTTTAATTCGCCAtccaaaaaattttattttaaaataatctagtTATCTAAATgaccctttcttcttttttaactaaaaaaaactagcagTCTTAAAATCtctcatttgtttgttttttttcaaaagaaaaatcaaaactaagcATGACATCGTAACTTATGAGgttcaaattgaaaagaaagaaagttaatGACAAGAGTAAAAAAGAGCAAAGAAATTTGAGTGACCTAGAAGAAAAGGGTGCACAatgttgttaataataaaatataagaagatGAATAAAAGTTAAACGGTGAATCATTCTTTTTCTCCCTATCCCTCACTCAAACACAATTTCTTTTCATGCATCTTTATCACTCCTCTTGTCTTCTATCTTTTATTCTAATTTACTCCTTATttacttcaatttattttcttttcctctatCTTTTACGCTCTAATTCATTCcttctcatcattttttttttcatttcaatatattacatcttattttacttaaaaatttaattattttaaactaatcaaaattttataatcttgtttttaaataaaatttctttgtcATCGAGAATCACTCgcaaattctaattaaaattcaaacatGAAGTCATAGATCTACCACTAAAATTTTCTTccaacatttttcatttttctttttatggtagCAGCAAATTTAGTCATAAATTAACCATGAGGGTCAGATTGCTTTTTTTaacgtaaaaaaatatttagatgttgctaatattttttctaatagaaaaaaatttaaattgtgtaAAGATTAACCTGGTGATCCAGTTCACTTTACAGGTCCAAAAGCAACTCGAATAacttgtaaaaatatagtttgactcaaaaagattttcaagatgacatctttctttaatattaagatgacaaCATATTATATTGACTTTGATCAAActgagttaacatgtcaaattcatgacttggatcatgagatcatgataacctcataagaaacaaatcaatctaatattgaaagatgagattgaaaaaaataaaaaataaacataaaaaacttgagttaacctatTAACCATGTGACCTTGGCCATAAGGTCAatataatcttatagaaag contains:
- the LOC133675839 gene encoding nibrin homolog; translated protein: MSSVDRAESESEIKIVERKLLLLLHKIRIRMVWGLFPVDPLSGEDKYYIFTKGVYKVGRKGCDVIICKDKGVSRIHAELVVDEMISMDHPLHMKSDLPSRVLIRDCSKYGTYINKEKVHKFLNKETFLKDGDVVSFGTGTAVYRFCFVPLIFFIYCSESFQVDQLLRDKVSSIGACITYNLSEECTHVLADELMPVKEHLVDAIVSKKPIVLRSWVELVAEKRIELEIPSWSSYIPTLTVEGVSVKVAASGTRAKCLEGFTCLLESINMYKFKDRLQSLLEVCGAKIVLVEEFCSNAKGLDCGQDSHVVCVIPRGSPDKFNLFNKLGSLSRVNELDLLRAVLAGHLDLSVLVSPSVLVSSSCSTDETVVADSEAEVETPTSEHFTADISNEEAPKYVNKLEMSIDPHLRSENIHVVSSTYSIGNMTAKRETVDEAESGNSDIIYSQDLIIRDLNLPAQISSTPNNEVLNFKRFRKGNTQSGNSFNNLIPFSKYPYKDFDYGNQDMLESVKEEKRRKQMEAIAEDLFNTEKGRRRGVAGSLHVLLTRG